In the Bactrocera tryoni isolate S06 unplaced genomic scaffold, CSIRO_BtryS06_freeze2 scaffold_11, whole genome shotgun sequence genome, one interval contains:
- the LOC120779718 gene encoding uncharacterized protein LOC120779718, translating into MEEAKMELMRTAKCPDNQGVPVLILANKQDLPGACNPKELEKLLGLHELLHPAIYTQNTRPSSSSTGSIVCSSSTISMNTFGKTMTPTSQHNIKMFSNSGGNSNQFCESSSVAAVGELRTDQESENSDGISNTTNIYTSFLSTARDKHLLSCGSSQPSVVTTPTATAVNALMQPKSMTKSISYSAPSHQFKGWYIQPACAITGEGLQEGFEVLYEMILKRRKLNKMFKKKRLP; encoded by the exons ATGGAGGAAGCTAAAATGGAACTTATGAGAACCGCAAAGTGCCCTGACAATCAA ggTGTTCCTGTACTGATATTAGCTAACAAACAAGATTTACCTGGTGCTTGTAATCCTAaggaattagaaaaattattaggACTTCATGAACTATTACATCCAGCTATTTATACGCAAAATACAAGACCGAGCTCATCATCAACTGGTAGTATTGTGTGTAGCAGCAGTACAATTAGTATGAATACGTTTGGTAAAACTATGACACCCACATCGCAGCACAACATTAAAATGTTTAGTAACAGTGGTGGAAACAGTAACCAATTCTGCGAATCGTCATCAGTGGCAGCAGTTGGAGAATTAAGAACTGACCAAGAATCCGAAAATAGCGATGGAATTAGTAATACTACTAATATATACACATCATTTTTGTCGACAGCTCGCGACAAACATTTGTTGTCATGTGGATCCTCACAACCTTCAGTAGTGACAACTCCGACTGCTACAGCTGTTAATGCACTAATGCAGCCAAAATCAATGACCAAATCAATCAGCTATTCAGCACCATCACACCAATTTAAAGGTTGGTATATTCAACCAGCCTGTGCCATAACTGGAGAAGGTTTACAAGAAGGTTTTGAAGTACTTTATGAAATGATTTTGAAACGGCGGAAACtcaataaaatgtttaagaaaaaaCG TTTACCATAA